In Thermodesulfobacteriota bacterium, the genomic stretch GACATAATCGCCGCCCCGCTTGATAAGGACTCCCTTTTCGAGCACTGCGTCAAGGCCGACCTCGTTGTAAACACCACATCAACGGGCATGATGGGAAAGGGCGAACTCGACTTGCCGCTTGGCGCGCTCCCGGCCAGGGCGATAGTATCTGATATCGTTTACAGGCCGTTAAGGACCGGGCTCATAAAAAGCGCCGGAAAGCGCGGGCTCAAGACCCACGGGGGGCTCGGGATGCTGGTACGCCAGGGCGCGATAGGGTTCGAGCTCTGGACCGGGAAGAAGGCGCCTGTAAAGGTAATGGAAGCGGCAGCTCTTAAGGCGCTCAGGATAAAATGAAGACGGTCTTTGTGGCTGACGCCCACCTGAAGGGCGAAGGCGACCCGCACCAGGCAAGCCTTGTAGGGTTTCTGGATTCCATCGATTCCGGGAATCTCGCTATCCTCGGCGACCTTTTCGATTTCTGGACCGGCTCGAATAGCGTTGTTGAGAGGGCCTACAGGCCGGTCCTGGAAAGCCTCCTGCGCCTCCGGAAGCGGGGTGTCGGGATCATCTACTTCGAAGGCAACCACGACTTCAGAATGGGCCCTTTCTTCACGAACGACCTCGGGGCGAAGGTCTGTCCCGGCATGGAAGAGATCTCAATGGACGGAAAAAGGTTTCTTGCGGGCCACGGGGACACTGTCTCAATGACGACGGGCTACAGGCTTTGGAGGGCGTATCTCAGAAGCCCGCTTTTCAGGGCAATGGCCGTTGCCGCGACCCCCGGGGGCGTATGGGCCATAGCAGGCATGCTCTCCAGAAAGAGCAGGGGAAACGCCCTCAGGTACGGCTCATCCGGGAACATCACGGAATCGGTTCTCAGAAAATTCGCTGCCGAGAAGATAGCGGGCGGGTTTGATGCGGTGGTCCTGGGCCATTCCCACGAGCCGGGCGTGCATGCAATCGAATCCGGCGGGAGAAAAGGCGTTTACGCGAACCCGGGAAGCTTTGCTTCCCGGGGCACCTATCTCGTTTACGAGAAGGGAGTGTTCAGCGTAAAGAGCTGGAAGGCTTCATGCTGAAGGATACATGATGGAGATACCATATCATCTTCTTACGGATGACGCGCTTACCGGGCTCATAGAGGAGTTCGTCACGAGGGAGGGCACTGACTACGGCCCGGGAGTCTATACCCTTCAAGAGAAAACCGCACAGGTCAGGCAACAGCTCGAAAAGGGGCTGGCTGTCATAGTGTATGACGAGCACAACGGGAGCTGCAGCATAGTGGCGGTTGATCGGCATGCGCCAGCAAAGGCTGGCCGATAAATATCACGAAACACTTCCAAAAAGCCATTTACGCGCTGCCGCGCTTTTCGGCATAAGGCTCCGCTCTCGTTCCGCCTCCATCCTCTCCCTCCCACAACCTGGCAAAGACCAGAAATTCATGGCGCGCACAGCGCGCCATGCAGTGGTACGCTCGCCTTACCCTCGCTGTTTTCTGAAATACAAAAAAATTCTGTTTTGTTTCCAGAAATAACCCGGGCATAAGGCGGAGCGAACATGGGGATGGGGGAGGGGCGGGCGAGGCGGGGCAGCAGGAGCGAGGCCCCAAGGGGCCGAGCGACATAAGGGCCGAGCCCGGAGGATGGAGGCAGAACGAGAGCGGAGCCTTATGCCCAAAAAGAGCGCGGCAGCGCGCAAAAGGCTTTTTGCAAAAGCGAAAAGCGTTTAAAAAATCTCGCCGGTCTAATCGATAAGAGAGGGATTTGTTGCAGACCCTATTTCTTCGAGACGGCCACAACCGTCCCCGCCACCCTGTCCCCGAACCTGGCCCCCCGTTCGTCAGTGTAGACGAGGACCAGCTCGAATGCGCCTACTGCGAGCGTGGCCGCAAGGAACAGGAGCTTCCCGAGATAGGGTATCCAGCCGACAATAAACCAGAATACGATGAGGAGCGCGAATGGCGAGTTCCGGATTATCGACCTCTTGAAGTCGCACGGTTCGCCTGTCTCAGCCAGAACGGCCCTGAGTCCTATGACTCGCTTGCCGAGGCTCTGCCCGCCCCATATGCCGTCGGAGATGAGGATGTATGTCAGGGCCGCGAGCGGCCCCACGAAGGTCGGGAAGGCGAAAAAGGCGCAGGTTATGAGGAGGTCTATGAACTTCGCGAGGAACCGCTCGAGCGCCTCGGCCTTCTGGAAGGGCACTGTTTCGGTTCCCATATATACATAACCATCAGTCACTGTCGCCTCCTTCTGCGGCTTCCCTTTCCGCCTCCTCGCGCGTGAAAAGGAGAAAGGCCATGGACGGCCTCTTCGAGGAATCCCTCATGGCGAAATGGAGGCTCTCGAGCCTCCAGCCTTCCGGTGTAAGCGAGTTGAGCGCCCCTTCGATTGTCTCGTCGGTTACTGTCGAGAGCTCTACGACCTTGTACCTGAGCATGGCTTTTTAACGTCCCGTTCGGCCCCTGGTCACTTCATTCCGCCTTCATCGGGCTCTGGTATGCGGCCCTCCCCACAAAAAAGGGCCCCATCTCCTGGATGTATGCCGAGGTCTGCCTTGTCCCCCTCATCGTCTGCACGAGAGCGGAAAGGGGGTGGAGCTCGTTTCCGATGAGCCCGATTACGAAGTCGTTGTCGTTCTGGTCGAGCCCGTTGGAGACGAGCCTTACGTCGTGGCCAAGGTCGGCCTTCCCGAATGCCCTGCCGATTACGCCGTGCTCCATAAGCATTGCCGCCTGCTCCTCCTTCGGGAGCCGGGCGAACTCGCCGGTCCTCCGGAGCGGATACCAGACCGCCCAGGGCCAGTCGGCGTTAAGGACCACACGCCTGGTCCTTTTAAGCAGCCAGTCCTCGAGGTCTTCCTCATGACCGAGGCCGTAGGTGCGGCCGAGCATCGAATACTCGCGCCGGAGCTCGAGTTCCCCGAAACCGGGGCCGTTCAGCATCTCCCTGAGCGCGGTCGTGAAAAATTCCGGGTCCTGGCTCATGGTGACGAGGCCTACGCCCTGCGGGTCGTGGATGTCGAGGTAGAGAGCCGCCTCGATACCGGCTTTCTCAATTGATTTTATCAGAGGTTTTGGGTCCTTGCAGCGGGTGAAGACGTTCAGCTGGACGAAAAGGCGCCTGTTGAGGCGCTGGCGCACCCCGTCCTTCATGCCGCCCTTTTCGCTTACATCCACGAGGGCTTCGAGGTCGATGCCCCCGCCCCCGGGCGGCTTCGCGCCAGGCGCGCCTCCGTGGTGCCTTCCAGGATGTCCGGGCTTCTCATTTTCAGTCATGCGTATCTCCAGCGTGAATAGGGGAATGGCGGGGAGTCCATGTGTTCTTATAGAAAAAAGGCCGGCTGGCAAATAAAACATCGCCGCCGGCCTGCTGGAATCGGTTTTCAGACCTTTTCGCCGTGACGCTCCGCGTGCGCCTTCTTCGCGGCGTCAGAGGGCTGATAGGTGCAGAACGGCTCCTCGTCCATGTAGTCCCCGGTAAAGGCGAAGGCCCTTGCCCTGCACCCGCCGCAGACCTTCCTGAACTCGCAGTAGCCGCACCTGCCGTTATAGTCGTCCCAGGCCCTCATCTCCTGGAAGACCTTGGAGTTGTCCCATACGACATGGAAGGGCTCCTTCCTTATGTCCCCGCACTCGACGTCAAGGAAGCCGCATATCTGTACCTTGCCGGTATTGGAGACGAAGGCGAAGGACTGCCCTCCCATGCACCCCTTGCTCATGGCGTCGAGGCCGTGGGTCTCGGGCGTTACGGTTACGCCCTTCTCGCGCTCCTTCTGCCTGAATATCCTGTAATAATGCGGGGCGCAGGTGGGCTTGAACTGGAGCGGCACCCTGTCCCTCATCTCGTAGAACCAGGAAAGGGACTTCTCGTACTCCTCCGGGGATATCTCCTGGTCTTTCAATTGCGCGCCCCTGCCGGTGGGCACCAGGAGGAACGGGTGGTGCGCGACCGCCCCGAGCGATATTACGAGCTCGAGTATCTTCGGAAGCTCAGCCAGGTTGTGCCTGGTGATGGTGGTATTTACCTGGAACGGGAGGCCGACCTTCTTTACGTTCTCGATGGCGGTCATGACGCTCGCGAACGCGCCCGGAACGCGCCTGAAGTTGTCGTGGCTTTCGGCGGTCGCGCCGTCTATGGAGAAGCTAACGCGCTGTATGCCGGACTCTATCATCTTCCTGGCGGTCTCCTCGGTCACGAGGAAGCCGCAAGGGGCCATGACCATCCTCAAGCCCAGCTTGGTGCCGTACTTGGCAATGTCCCAGATGTCGTCCCGGAGCATGGGCTCGCCGCCGGTCATTATCATTATGGGGTTCGAGAACGAGGCCACGTCGTCGAGGAACTTGAAACACTCCTCGGTAGTGAGCTCGTTGGGGTAGGGGCCGAACCTGGCCGCCGCCCTGCAGTGTATGCAATCGAGGTTGCATGACCTCGTAAGCTCCCAGGCGATGAGCTTCGGGAGCCACTTCCTTCCGCCGCTCTTGTCGTTCTGATTATGGCCCCCTCCGTGGCCGCCGGGATGTCCACCAGGATGTCCGTGGCCGTGCCCTCCCTTCATACCTGGCACCTCGTGGGGATGGCCTTTTGGCATGCTGCCGTGCATAAGGTACTCTCCTTTTTGCAGACTGCTGAAAAAATCCATCTGCTTCGTTGTCTTCGTCGCTCGTCACTAAGGCGTATACAAACATACGCCTCATTCCTCGCTCCCCTGTTCCTAATGGGGCCTCGCAAAGAGCTTTTTGAGCAGCCCAAGAATTTTGCGATTTCGCAAATTTACTTGCCGAGGAGCCTTGCCGCTTCCTTGGCGAAGTATGTGAGTATGAGGTCGGCCCCGGCGCGTTTTATCGAGGCCAGGGACTCCATCATGGCCCTGTCCCCGTCAAGCCAGCCCTTTGCGGCTGCGGCCTTTATCATGGAGTACTCGCCGCTTACGTTATATGCCGCGACCGGGTAGCCGAACTCGTCCTTTATTCTCCTTATTATGTCGAGGTACGGGAGCGCGGGCTTCACCATCACTATGTCCGCCCCTTCCTCTATGTCGAGCGCCGTCTCCCTCAGGGCCTCGTCCGTGTTGCCAGGGTCCATCTGGTAGCTACGCCTGTCCCCGAACTGCGGGGTGGACTCTGCCGCGTCCCTGAAAGGGCCGTAGAACGCGCTCGCGTATTTTGCCGAATAAGCCATTATGGGTATGTTCGAAAAGCCGCCCTCGTCGAGCGCGTCCCTTATGGCGCCCACCCTGCCGTCCATCATGTCCGAGGGGGCCACCATGTCGGCCCCTGCCTCGGCATGGGAAAGGGCCTCCCTGCACAGGAGCTCGAGTGTGGCGTCGTTGTCCACGTCCCTATCCCGTATGATACCACAATGGCCGTGGGAAGTGTACTCGCACATGCATACGTCGGTTATGACCGCGAGCTCCGGGGCCGCCGACTTTATGGCCTTTATGGCCTCCTGCACCGGGCCGTGGGGGTCGAACGCGCTCGTGCCCTCCGCGTCCTTCTTCTCGGGGATGCCGAAGAGTATTACGGAAGGGATGCCGAGGGAACGTATCTCCTTC encodes the following:
- the ahbD gene encoding heme b synthase; the protein is MHGSMPKGHPHEVPGMKGGHGHGHPGGHPGGHGGGHNQNDKSGGRKWLPKLIAWELTRSCNLDCIHCRAAARFGPYPNELTTEECFKFLDDVASFSNPIMIMTGGEPMLRDDIWDIAKYGTKLGLRMVMAPCGFLVTEETARKMIESGIQRVSFSIDGATAESHDNFRRVPGAFASVMTAIENVKKVGLPFQVNTTITRHNLAELPKILELVISLGAVAHHPFLLVPTGRGAQLKDQEISPEEYEKSLSWFYEMRDRVPLQFKPTCAPHYYRIFRQKEREKGVTVTPETHGLDAMSKGCMGGQSFAFVSNTGKVQICGFLDVECGDIRKEPFHVVWDNSKVFQEMRAWDDYNGRCGYCEFRKVCGGCRARAFAFTGDYMDEEPFCTYQPSDAAKKAHAERHGEKV
- a CDS encoding chlorite dismutase family protein — its product is MTENEKPGHPGRHHGGAPGAKPPGGGGIDLEALVDVSEKGGMKDGVRQRLNRRLFVQLNVFTRCKDPKPLIKSIEKAGIEAALYLDIHDPQGVGLVTMSQDPEFFTTALREMLNGPGFGELELRREYSMLGRTYGLGHEEDLEDWLLKRTRRVVLNADWPWAVWYPLRRTGEFARLPKEEQAAMLMEHGVIGRAFGKADLGHDVRLVSNGLDQNDNDFVIGLIGNELHPLSALVQTMRGTRQTSAYIQEMGPFFVGRAAYQSPMKAE
- a CDS encoding UDP-2,3-diacylglucosamine diphosphatase translates to MKTVFVADAHLKGEGDPHQASLVGFLDSIDSGNLAILGDLFDFWTGSNSVVERAYRPVLESLLRLRKRGVGIIYFEGNHDFRMGPFFTNDLGAKVCPGMEEISMDGKRFLAGHGDTVSMTTGYRLWRAYLRSPLFRAMAVAATPGGVWAIAGMLSRKSRGNALRYGSSGNITESVLRKFAAEKIAGGFDAVVLGHSHEPGVHAIESGGRKGVYANPGSFASRGTYLVYEKGVFSVKSWKASC
- a CDS encoding DUF4177 domain-containing protein, which gives rise to MLRYKVVELSTVTDETIEGALNSLTPEGWRLESLHFAMRDSSKRPSMAFLLFTREEAEREAAEGGDSD
- a CDS encoding YheU family protein, which codes for MEIPYHLLTDDALTGLIEEFVTREGTDYGPGVYTLQEKTAQVRQQLEKGLAVIVYDEHNGSCSIVAVDRHAPAKAGR
- a CDS encoding RDD family protein, encoding MTDGYVYMGTETVPFQKAEALERFLAKFIDLLITCAFFAFPTFVGPLAALTYILISDGIWGGQSLGKRVIGLRAVLAETGEPCDFKRSIIRNSPFALLIVFWFIVGWIPYLGKLLFLAATLAVGAFELVLVYTDERGARFGDRVAGTVVAVSKK
- the hemB gene encoding porphobilinogen synthase gives rise to the protein MNFPIYRPRRLRKTETLRRMVRETTLSPADFILPLFVTYGKGVRKEIKSMPGQFQLSVDNMKKEAKEIRSLGIPSVILFGIPEKKDAEGTSAFDPHGPVQEAIKAIKSAAPELAVITDVCMCEYTSHGHCGIIRDRDVDNDATLELLCREALSHAEAGADMVAPSDMMDGRVGAIRDALDEGGFSNIPIMAYSAKYASAFYGPFRDAAESTPQFGDRRSYQMDPGNTDEALRETALDIEEGADIVMVKPALPYLDIIRRIKDEFGYPVAAYNVSGEYSMIKAAAAKGWLDGDRAMMESLASIKRAGADLILTYFAKEAARLLGK